A region of Alteromonadaceae bacterium 2753L.S.0a.02 DNA encodes the following proteins:
- a CDS encoding chemotaxis protein methyltransferase CheR translates to MLASSKEAFSEREFPMTDNNFSQIKSIAYSLTGINLSDHKKNMVYGRLARRLRILSLPTFDAYCQLIAEDNSIEHVEFINAITTNLTSFFRENHHFEFLANQLLPALMRKNIASKRLRIWSAGCSTGEEPYSIAMVVKSMAALASWDAKVLATDLDSNVVAKAKNGIYPAERAENIPDKYRKFLSVDKSSERVRVKQAVADIITFKQLNLLRDWPMRGPFDVIFCRNVVIYFDTPTQKTLFDRYANILQSDGHLFIGHSENLHNVSNRFSSLGKTIYQRKN, encoded by the coding sequence GTGCTAGCCAGCAGCAAGGAAGCGTTCTCAGAACGTGAATTCCCCATGACTGACAATAACTTCAGTCAAATAAAATCCATCGCCTACAGTTTGACAGGTATAAATTTATCTGATCATAAAAAAAATATGGTTTACGGCAGACTGGCGCGTCGCTTGCGCATCTTGAGTTTGCCTACCTTTGACGCCTACTGCCAGTTAATTGCCGAGGATAATTCCATAGAGCACGTGGAATTTATCAATGCCATCACCACAAACCTCACATCCTTTTTTAGAGAAAACCACCATTTCGAATTTTTGGCCAACCAACTGTTGCCCGCACTGATGCGAAAAAATATCGCCTCGAAGCGATTGCGCATTTGGTCTGCGGGTTGTTCCACAGGTGAGGAACCCTATTCCATTGCAATGGTTGTGAAATCCATGGCCGCGCTGGCATCTTGGGATGCCAAGGTACTGGCAACCGATCTGGATTCAAACGTTGTTGCAAAAGCGAAAAACGGTATATACCCAGCGGAACGCGCCGAAAATATTCCTGATAAATACCGAAAATTTTTATCTGTTGATAAAAGTTCTGAGCGGGTTCGTGTCAAACAAGCGGTCGCCGATATTATTACTTTTAAACAGCTCAATCTGTTACGTGATTGGCCAATGCGAGGCCCGTTCGATGTAATATTTTGTCGAAATGTGGTGATTTATTTCGATACGCCAACACAGAAAACATTGTTCGATCGGTATGCCAATATCTTGCAATCCGATGGGCACTTATTTATTGGGCACTCCGAAAATTTGCACAACGTCAGTAATCGCTTTAGTTCTCTAGGAAAAACCATTTATCAGAGAAAAAATTAG
- a CDS encoding chemotaxis protein CheD: MLTNEYMPPQPLKGFEHINRYWDKRMNIPAAKILPGECYVSRSGEMIVTVLGSCVAACIRDRGIGIGGMNHFMLPVQTGDKMISRPSAVNAELCYGNWAMEYLINAILKQGGKRERLEVKVFGGGRVLTCMSNIDIGKRNIEFVMDYLARESLAISAQDLGSDYPRKVLYFPDTGAVKLKKLRTRANDTIERREKAYLDSMVTKPKSGEVELF; encoded by the coding sequence GTGCTAACCAATGAATACATGCCGCCACAACCTCTAAAAGGTTTTGAGCATATCAACCGGTACTGGGATAAGCGAATGAACATTCCTGCGGCTAAAATCCTGCCGGGAGAGTGCTATGTCAGTCGCAGTGGCGAAATGATTGTTACGGTACTCGGGTCCTGCGTTGCTGCGTGTATTCGCGATAGAGGTATAGGTATCGGTGGCATGAATCACTTTATGTTGCCTGTACAAACTGGCGACAAAATGATCAGTAGGCCGAGCGCGGTGAACGCCGAGCTGTGTTATGGCAACTGGGCAATGGAGTATTTGATAAACGCCATTTTAAAACAGGGTGGTAAGCGTGAGCGCCTTGAGGTGAAAGTATTTGGTGGCGGACGGGTGCTCACCTGTATGTCCAATATCGATATCGGTAAACGCAATATCGAATTTGTTATGGATTATTTGGCTCGGGAAAGTTTGGCAATATCTGCTCAAGACTTGGGCAGCGATTACCCTCGCAAGGTGCTTTATTTTCCCGACACTGGAGCGGTAAAACTGAAGAAACTACGTACCCGTGCCAACGACACTATCGAAAGGCGTGAAAAAGCGTATTTGGATTCTATGGTCACCAAACCTAAGTCGGGCGAGGTCGAACTGTTTTAA